ACCTATTTCATTGATTTATGTTAAGAATTAAGTGGACTTTATTGTTTATAGCCATCAAGATCCTTTccatttcaaaaacatataaagattCAAATGCATTATAAATTGGGCAAGCTATAGTTTAATCTCATTCTCAAGGTCCCCCTTAGGAGttattaatttcttctttttaaagatAAAACTAGGCAGTAACTTGTGTAATGTATGagaatatttaataaaatatggtttttatctctcttttttaatttttgtctaaattcaaaattttatgattattattgtgggggccaattaatcaataattattaaaaccgtgttaactgggcctgtggcccatccgaggacgttaAACTATCTGAGGAGGCCCACATAAGGTTATAAggggaaccaaatgaaaagaggagtagatatcacatgagatgggtccagtattcgtccgaggacaaaatccttctcggcaatatgtgtCCGAGGACGACCTGAACGTCGTATTGTCACAAACACACTTGGAAGTTGcattaccactaaaggtgggacatgaggccaagggtaagaaagaaaagataaacaaatatctttaacaactgctgcctccgcattaattgcctctcaaccaactttctggcctcattaatgtggaggtgatgcctgaacagtaaTGAAGCAGTCTTACAGCTGCTGGTTGAAGGTTCCAAgaagtgttggatgggacaggaagggatccttcgaatccaacctacacgtgtgtggtgaagatgacaccaagagggcagtatataatATGGAAGAATGCATTGAAAGAAGGGATCAGAACTTCTAAACAAGTGATGCTTAGAAGAAAAtcttatgaaataaagaacttagCTTGTTTCAAGGATAAATTGATCGTAATATTTGTGTTAATCCATCTAGAAACGttaagtttaatcgtttttcttctaaagttaatctagttcttttatatctacgctctacaaatttattgtttaggcctttaccgttcgaacccaatacgagtttgggatcgttacaaattgagtccttacaattataattattaataatcattgtggggccagagagttTGTGACCCTAGCCCATTTCAggttaaggcccaaggcctgcgCCAAGGAGATACAGGGCCGAGGATGTACCATGAGAGCCGTGGACGTCCTAaggaaatggccgaggacgagcTCCTACACGGCATGccataaatgcccctaaaaggaaAAGTGATCACAGTGCGGGAACAGCACAAGTGAAAGGCTGCCAGTACTGCAATAAAGCATTCTgtacctgacagagccatgctcttcaacttttacaaccacccccaaccactttaggtatgggctgatgggacaagtatcagtcttggaaagtcgatcctacacgtggacgaaggatagggaatacaggctaatataaaaagagggaCAAGCAATCCGGAAGAGGTGGCTGGGAAAATAGGCCAGGAACTAGAGCCTTCCAGCCCGCCTccaagagaaagactcctcgagcgaatGCGATTTAATTCTGTATAAACACCATGACAAACCACCATCTGGTGACCAATGCCTAGCCTtccaaacccacgctctacaaatgatattgtttgggcctttttacgtgcgaacccaatatcttTTTGGGTCGATACAAATCATGCCCTTACAatcatttattatgattttttttatgtgttgaTATGGTAAGATTATAATGGGTGGTCTAAttatagataaaatttaaaatcatacaaaatatatatattagaagaaacggacgccataagttgaaactatatatatatatatatatatgtatatatataaaatgatgtATATAATTGTGAGGTCAAATTACTTCATTTTTATACAATTACATAGCTACTTATTATTAAGCATTTCTATATTGACCTATATATCCTACctaaaaaagttatataaatatgaaatttgataataatggtatttattataattgtgtatatatacaaaactattaaatatataattatgataatcattaataaacatttattatgattgagTTTGAATATAAAACTGTATGGACTAGATTTAAGTCCTAAGCCCAAAAGTTAGAAGGATCTAGGCCCAAAgagtccaatacaatgaatttgtaaaaagtGGGTTGAAAAACTTAGGCTATAATGAGCTAGGTAGCAATTATAGTGGATCTAAATGACAATAAGGTAAAGATAGACTGGTTTTCTCTAAAGAAAATGGTTCTTGGCACAGTCCGAgaagatcagttcttatatatatatatatatatatttcttgaagtTGATTATAAGTACAGCTCTtattactacaatatttttttttcctgatctCTTTGTCTCAGGGCCTCccttctattttatattatctttttcctttcatctcTGCCCTCCATATGTAAATTAGATTGTTGATATTGATCCTTGTCACATCAACACTTtcctaccaccgcattaaatactctgtagttaactctctggccgcattaatgtggaagtgatgtcTGAACAGTGAtgttcagccttacagctacacCCCGAGACtttaggaaggtgctgatgggacaagaaTCAAAACTAGCAACTTGGTCTACATGTGGAGGGTGGAGATGAAAGAAAGAggatagtataaaagagaaagaaggccCTGAGGGAGGGGGGATCGGAGAATTAAGAGAAAATCACTGTAACAATAAGAACTGGACTTGTaatcaaatccaaaagaaatatatacaagaactaaACTGCTTGGATTGTGCCGAAGACGATTTTCTTTGGGTaaaactagtttttctttactttctcgTTATCTGGATTCACTATAATTGTTATTCAACTCAttaaagcccagttttccaacctactctctacgtattcattgtattggactcTTTGGGCCTAGATCCTATTACCTTTTGGGCTTATGAACCAAATTTGGCCTTACAATAATcattaatagatatttattatgattgatagtttaaatatataaaataatttaagtttaattaatgaataaatattagaatattattttttatgcaaaatatatattagaatattgatgtgtaaaattgtgaggATATAAAAGCTTATGTGACAAAATATTATGAGTTCAACAAAAACTATagagtaaaatttaaattcaataaaaatataaattagaatAAATACATGTAAAATTGAGAggtttccaaattttatatagcCAAAAAACACGAGATCAACCAAAAGTGAAGCGTGTGTTTTTTAAATCATAGTAGACTACAATAATGAAGAAATATGGTCCAATTAGATTCCTCTAttctcctccaaaaaaaaaaaaaaaaaaatgtagttccCTCTATCTTCTAAAATTGTTAGAAGATAGAATCTTATTTCCTCTCTTctgtatttttgtttcttaaaaaagagaaaaagaaaaagtagtgcCCTTTACATTGATATTTATTTAAACAATCAAGTTTTTGAACATTTAAAATGAACACAGAGATGGTAAATACTCCCTTTTACTAAGTACATGAAAGGAAGCAAATCAAGATTGAGATATGTCCTCTAAAGAGTCACTTTAAACGTGCAATGATCATTTATCTCTTGAATAGTTAGATAAAAtggaaagttttttattttatttttttcctttgattttaaaccaaggatgtcaataccgtaccggaggccgTATCGGTTTGGCCACcagtacgatatatttcggataccagtcaataccggtgtaccgtttcagGTTTAccactattttttatatttataaatatatatatatatatattataataaatataaaagtttaccataaaacatttcctcaattcagaactaattattcatggttttaaactttagtatcaattaaaagggaaaaaaataaaaaaataaaattgaaagcttaaaagttactattgcatactaagaaaacaaataatactaataagttaatgcaaataagttaccattctttcctaacaaaaattcaaaaattacaaaacttaaaaaaaaaaaaaaaaacttttttctgtaccggccggtacacCCGGTACCAGccggtattgcccgaaattggccggtacggccggtattttttccggtacgaaacaGGGGGGTTGAGCGTATCGGATTACTggccggtacggtatattccggccggtacggtacggaATTGACAACATTGCTTTAAACAACAAATAAGGAAAGGTGTTCTATTATGATTTTTGAgtcttattgattttttttttttagtgactTTTAGAATATTTGAAAGGATGAGAGAGAGGATAAATTATAGTTGTTTTTATTGAACATATCAAGAAGTAGTGAAGAACTAATtgcacaataataataattgtaaggacacaatttggcTCCCAAACCCAAAGGATGGTTGAACTTaggcccaatacaatgaatttgtaaagagtgggttaGAAAACTGGGCTTTAATGAGTTAGACAACAAGTAAGGTGGATCCAGAtgataagaaaatgaagataaactggtttaatctaaagaaaatcatcatcagcacaatccgaggagatcagttcatatatatttcttctcaaatttgattacaagttcaactcttgattgctacaatgtttttctctcaatttctcaATCTCTTTCCTTCAggatcttctttttgttttatactctcttcctttcttcgtctctaccctccacgtgtagagtAGATGACTGGTGTTGAtctttgtcccatcagcaccttcctaaaATCTCTAgtagtagttgtaaggctaaaaattactattcaggtatcactttttcattaatgtggccagagagttAACTATAGAgtattcaatgcggtggtagcagctttctctttagatattttaggatttTCCCATATCCCGCACTTCTGTGATACTTATCTGTATCAATAGAATCTCTTGGAACGTTGCCCTAGATGACAGACCACCCCTTCAGACCTCGGCTTTGCTCAATCGAGGAGGCATTCATCCTCGGACCACCCTCATGGACCCTAATGATCAAAACTAATCTCTTCACTTACTAACATGGACTCTCGTGATAATATTCACCCCTCCTCGGACTACTTTATGTTCTCGGATTGGACCCCCgacccaatatatacatagaaatatatatatattgctggGCCTAACGcccctacaataataataattatttttagaaaccgAAAATGTTATTGAAGAACGAATATAATAGCtattaaaaattatcattaaacgagattggattaatttttttttagagaatattATTGAATGAAAGGGTTAACCTAAcgtctttgtttttatttttcaagtcctaaaataaattcttaTGTCTATTATAATATCATGTTCAATTTAGGACACTACCCACCCATAAAAAAAGGCAAATAACCAATTGAACCTAcgtcaaccaaaaaaaaaaaaaaaggttaaatcTAGATGGATATTCTACACATGTTAGAATTGAATCTGTTAAGCACCCAGAGCCCACGGATACCAGTTACCATCAAATTAGAAAAAGGAACAATACTAAAGCAAAAAGAGTATTTCTaataccacccaaaaaaaaagaaactcatcatttttattaataGACTGTAATTAGCTGTTTGTCACTTCTACATATACTCATAACTTTTTTATTCACCGATCACAATCAGCCGCATTGAATTGCCACAAAAATTCAGGATTTTTGTGCGGTActaattatttttggaaaaacaaaACCCTTTACTACATACAAGTATAGGGTTATTGTGAGTTGTGACACAAGCACAAACACTTCCCCTCTCGAactcttctttatatatataatataccaATAATAAAGCCTTCCTTTTCCTACAAACAAACCCAGATCAAAAGTAGTAGAACTACTTCAGTATTAAAAACAAGCCTAAACGCCGAGATGTTCTCTTTAAAGAGAAGTTTCCAATCAAcagaaaacacaaatttttgtGTAACCCACCTCCCAATCTTTCCATATAAATCCAATCCCAATTTTGATACTCCCACCACCGCtttgtatttcaatttttttttctctctccaagAAAAAATGCGGCGGAGGGTCCGTACGGCTTTCCTATTCGCTCTGCTCGTCGTTTTGCTCTTCACATTCGTTTCTGTCTATCTCGCTCGAAACTCTATTACCAAGAAACACGTTCTTAATTCCACGTCGGATCTCCGGACCCGATCCAAGGACCCGGGTTTTCCCAACCTCGCGATCCGAGATGATCATGAAAAGCTCGGCGGCCAGCTCCGGACTCGCCGCGTGTCCTCCATCGGAAACTCCGTCGCCACCGTAGCGATTCTTTTTCCGGATTGGGAGGTGTTCGTGATTGTTTCTCCGGGGGCGGCATTACCGACTCCGGATTCCGGCGACGCGGAGTACGAGTGTCTGTTCGCGAACGGAGCCAAGTCGCCGGCGAATTTTTCCGGCGAGTTGGCGTTCCCGAATCGAACCACGTTCAAATGCGTTTTGCCTGACAGCCTTCATAGCCGCCGGCCGTTTATTCAGCCGGCTCTGATAAGATCGTCGGAGACTGACGCGTGGCCGGAAAATAAACAGGTTTCGTCGGAACTCATCAGGTGGACTACCATTGCGTACGAGTCCTTTTCGACTGAGAACGACGTCGTTCTATTCGTCAAAGGCATAAACCGTCAGTTAGCGAACAAGCCTCCAAGAGAGTTCAACTGCGTATTCAGCGACGACGGAGAAAAAAACGCCGCCGTTAGAACCGCCGTCACCAGCTCCAACCAAGAAGTATTCAGATGCCACCACCCGAAATTAACGGCTGCCGTTACCTCCGAGCGAATCAAAATCTCCCTCGAAATCGTTCCTAAAAACACGGTAGTCCCCTCGGTAGCGTACTACACGCCGCGGCGGCGCACGCTAGCGAGCCAGGAGCCGAGGTCGCTACTGTGCGCATGTACAATGGTTTACAACGTGGCGAAGTTTTTACGAGAGTGGGTAATGTACCACTCGAGAATTGGAGTCGAAAAGTTCATATTGTACGATAACGGTAGCGACGATGAATTGGGTAAGGTTGTTGAGGAGCTCAACCATGAGGGTTTTAACGTTACGACGTTGTTTTGGATTTGGCCTAAGACTCAAGAGGCTGGGTTCTCCCACGCTGCTCTCTACGCTAACCAATCGTGCACTTGGATGATGTACGTTGATGTTGATGAATTTGTTTTCAGTCCCACGTGGCACAGACCCAGTTCATCAAAACTTCTTACCTCACTCTTGCCAACATCAAAGCGTTCGATTGGGCAACTTCAAATTAGATGCAACGAGTTTGGACCGTCGAATCAGACATCGCATCCGGTCGAGGGTGTCACACAAGGGTACACGTGTCGAAGAAAGGTTCACGAAAGACACAAGTCTATTGTGTTACTTGATGCAGTTGATTCGTCTTTGGAGAATGCGATACACCATTTTGAAGTGAAGAAGAGTTTTTTTCGCTCTATACATGTGAGCATGGAGGATGTGGTGGTGAATCATTATAAGTACCAAGCTTGGTCCGAGTTTCGAACCAAGTTTCGGAGGCGGGTCTCGGCTAATGTGGTGGATTGGAAACGGGCAGTGAACCCCACGTCCAAGGATAGGACCCCGGGATTAGGGTTCGAGCCGATTGAGCCGGAAGGTTGGGCCCAGAAGTTTTGTGAGGTTAGGGATGATCGGTTGAAGTTGTTGACACAAGATTGGTTCGGGTCTAACACGTCTCATGGGTACCAAATGGCGTGGCAAAGATGAATATTTCAAGGTTTCACCTTTAAACCCTAacgaagattttttttttttattacttaggGTTTTACGTGTGAAACTTTTCTATTGGGTTCATTTGGTGACTTAGAATTGTAGACAGAGGCTGTATGTATGTACATTAaagagttagtttttttttctagtttgtgatttgtttttatttttaattgcttTATAGGTTAGTAAAGAAGGAATTTGTTTTGTTATAtggtgttgtttttgtttttgtttttaaaatcaACACTTCTTTCGTTGAATGGTTATGATATTCTCTCCTTTTTAGTTGCGAAATAGAACGGATATGCTTCATTTGATTGTCTTGTGTTTTGAATAAACAAAGAAATTACTTGTTTGTTACGTATATTCAGCCACAACTTGATGAGAATTAAAACACAGGAAAATTTGGAGAGATATGTGCTGACTTTTCGTGCTTCTAAAACAAAAAGGGATTGGCACGGAGAGAAAATAGTATCTTtctgggaggaaaaaaaaaaaaaaccaaaattgtaGTGTATAACTGGGTACACATTTATTTGAGCGTAAAGCTTGGGTCCAGTGTGACAtgggtttattttttatcacATGTCATCATTCAAATTGGTTTAATATATTGGATGTAATGGACTCAAGTCAAGTcctatatttgaaaatttataattaggtaCTTCGAGTGTATCCAAACTGGGTTtagcttctaaaaaaaaaaaaaatactctataTATAATGCTTGTTCTATTAATAGTATCAAACCTCAAAACTAATAGTCTTGACTCGATATGCTAAATTCTCTACTAAAGAagatattcttaaaaaaagtaACAATCTGAAAAATTATAGATGGAATACCTAATAACTACTTCATAAGCTAGTTCTATTGATAGGGTCAAGAAGATATTCTTAAAAATGTAACAAGTATGCATTTATTGGTTTAGCCTATCATTGCAGGAGCTTCACTGGGAATTAATATGCATGTATTGGTTAGCCTTTCTACCGAATCGATGTTATCTGCTATATAGTTCACTGCTTTTGGTTTGAACGGACAAGTATCATGTTTTAAGGAAAGACTATTGTAGGAGCGTTGCCCTTAGTTCTCTGGATTAAGACACTAAGCAAAACACGTGTTGCAGTGATATGGGTTGGTGTTGATCCACAAAGGGAAGTTTGGACAAGAACACgtaaaaataccaaaatctcttttattagttttagtCTCATATGTTACATGCCCCCTCTTTGAGTcttctttccttccttttatATGAGTcattttcctcttcttcatcctttgTCCCAGTCCACCTAGATTACCGAACGTTCACTTGGACAATTGCTAATCTTATATATCCCTCTTCTTTTGCAGGCTTTTCGTCATGAACAGAGACTTTTAGGGCTTCTCCTACTATTCAGGCTTGTCCTTTTACATTGAATACGGTGATATTAGGTAGGTGACCTATATCGATGCGGAGTTAGTTATGGAATCACCAAGAACCTCTAGAAGATTACCTTGGGGAAGTTTGGTCTTTCTGCAACTTATCTCGGTAACTCAAATATACCTCAGAGGTGATCTCGGCGTGCTGCCTAGGTGGATGTTGGGCCTAATCGAAGATCCGAGGTTTTATGTTGATTGAGAAGTGGGCTGGCCATCACGAGACTTATCCCCATTGCTTGGTTTGATACTCCAGTTGGGCCCAGTgtttacatttattataattaggCCCAATACTTGTTTAGCATTCTCCCCACTACAACCATAATAAGAAAGTTCCATCTCAATGAATCCTGCAACTGCAATTGCAAATATCATATAAGTAGCAGTTCAATGTAATctatgaattatatatatttccaaattaaGTTCCTTCTTATACAAAATAAAGCAGAATTGGcataaaaatgtgaaaaaaaggACAAGCTAGCATTTGACCAATGAATTGCTTAACCACTAATCCAAAAAAGGACCATCCAGAGCTAAAAACACGTTTTCAATACTTGACTAAGCACCATTCCCAGAGTTGTGGAGTAGTGGAAAGACATAGGTGCATGAATCTAAGAGTCTTTCTAACATCAGtctttaacttttattttttattttttatgtatagctttttaagattatactttcttttttcactttttctcatttttataaagtataagtatattttagtatactttcaacaaaaactagaaaaagATTCCCAAATGGACACTAAATGTCTAATAGCTGTGAAAACAAGGATTCCGAAAATTGGATATGAACATTATAAGGGTCAACCCAATCAAAAAATAAACTGTGATCAATTGCAATGTGCTAACGCAAGGATTATCAATGTAGTAGCTAGCCATTCATCATGAGTTCTGTAATATCTGACCAACCACGAATATATGTTGTGAGAGACAGAACATGATGATGTACAAGAACCCTTTGTTTTAATTGATCCAGATATTGCATGTAAGGTTTGAAGCCCGTGCGTGTCGCCTACTTCTTTATCTTCTTGCTTAATCAATTGATCACATTCATTGGCTTTCAATTCCTTCTCTACATAAGAGTTCCCAATCTCTCTGGTTTATGTTCCTCATctatgggtgaaactaacaagAAGCTCTTTTCTCGCGCctattaagtattaacaacCGATGATAAGGAGCTTCTTGTAGGATCGGCCTATCTTCCTCAAAATCAAACTAACACAAAATTTCAGGACCTTGTTAATATGCGCAAGAAAGGTCCTTTCTCTCATACAGACACGGTTGATGTCAGATACAGAAATCTTACAAGAAGCTCATTATCATCGGTTGTTAAGAGGCGCAAGAAAGGCCCTTTCATCTTCACATAGATAGCAGTTTGTACAAATTAAAAGCAAGTATGCCAATAACAGAAACCAATTCGGCATTAAGTTCAAACTGTTTAGAAATATAAGCAATGCCAACTTTCGTTAACCATAATTTTCTGTGTCACACattaattagaaaataatagcaaaaataatgAGGAGGATGATGAGAATGGTGGTGACAATAGTTCTGTATGGGATACGAGTGAATCATAGAGAACAGAAGAAAAGAGCAAGCATACCGAAAAGGTTAAACAACTGACTGATCATAAAATTGTGAGAGAATCtcaatatattaatattcctAGCAGCTAGATGAGATTGTGTGTGGCAATTCATTCAggtttattatatatgtatttgttcGCGCTCACCCTTTGCGTGATCTTGGTGCTGTATAGCATTGAAATAAAGAAAGGCGACAACAAAAGAATGAGCCCTAAAAAATGGAACTTATGTTTTCATGCATCACTTACGTCTCTCTtctcctttattattattatttttttataagacatCTCTCATCCTGGTGTACAAAATTTTCCCCCCTAGAGaattattgtgatatttatgtCAATTACATAGATgacttttgggttttttttattatttaattttttatagagaaatctgtcttttgttttaatgttattttaaaccatttttcaaacaaaagtaCTACATCCACAAtacttatattattttacaacaaattttaggagATAGGtgattattggttctaatttaaacccacTATGAAAGGATTTTTTTGCCCACTTaccaataacaaccaataataacttgctattcaaaatttgttgtgaaaatgtataaacttaaattatttgtttaaaaaatatttttagaagttttttataggaaaagaaaaaaaaaattacaaccttctatgtttcttataaaaataatatcatagCTATCATAAAacaatttataaacaaataccCTAAGGTTACCTATTAACCAAATCcataaataaaccaaaatttatTTAGGCTTGATCgcactttatattttttatcttaaGGCCCACCTaggtataaaattattattttcttttcttttcttctttccgGGCAGGTCCGTTTGGGCTTGATCTCTTTGCTTCAGACCAGGCCCATTTGGATTTGGTCTCCTTTTGTTCGGGTCAGGTCCGGAGTAAAACACAATTGggcttccttcttcttctacttttttttctttcctaacTGGGTCGACTCGGCTTAgtgtttcaaaatttcattgtTGTCTCTCTCCTTTTGGTTTGTTTCTCCTTCATTTCTCTTCTTACCTGCGACttctataacaaaaaatttgatgttttcttgtgttctctttgattttgaatggAATGTAATTGGTTTTGGGAAGATTGTATAGAATTTAGATTTAGGATTTTGAGAGTTTCCATACTTGAATCTGTCAATGGGGTGGGCACAAGTTCATGAACTATGTAGCAtgggtgcgtttcgggactcgggtgcgggacttggcaatttttgaaaaagtagggtgcgggtgTGGCGGGACTTAACgattaaaaaactattaaaaatatttttatttatattttctatatatttttactattaaaatatttttaaaaaacacattactatgctttgattcacaaaacaaagaaagaaaaaggcaagAAACACATTATTATGCCTCTGAGGT
This DNA window, taken from Quercus robur chromosome 2, dhQueRobu3.1, whole genome shotgun sequence, encodes the following:
- the LOC126712572 gene encoding glycosyltransferase family 92 protein At1g27200 yields the protein MFSLKRSFQSTENTNFCVTHLPIFPYKSNPNFDTPTTALYFNFFFSLQEKMRRRVRTAFLFALLVVLLFTFVSVYLARNSITKKHVLNSTSDLRTRSKDPGFPNLAIRDDHEKLGGQLRTRRVSSIGNSVATVAILFPDWEVFVIVSPGAALPTPDSGDAEYECLFANGAKSPANFSGELAFPNRTTFKCVLPDSLHSRRPFIQPALIRSSETDAWPENKQVSSELIRWTTIAYESFSTENDVVLFVKGINRQLANKPPREFNCVFSDDGEKNAAVRTAVTSSNQEVFRCHHPKLTAAVTSERIKISLEIVPKNTVVPSVAYYTPRRRTLASQEPRSLLCACTMVYNVAKFLREWVMYHSRIGVEKFILYDNGSDDELGKVVEELNHEGFNVTTLFWIWPKTQEAGFSHAALYANQSCTWMMYVDVDEFVFSPTWHRPSSSKLLTSLLPTSKRSIGQLQIRCNEFGPSNQTSHPVEGVTQGYTCRRKVHERHKSIVLLDAVDSSLENAIHHFEVKKSFFRSIHVSMEDVVVNHYKYQAWSEFRTKFRRRVSANVVDWKRAVNPTSKDRTPGLGFEPIEPEGWAQKFCEVRDDRLKLLTQDWFGSNTSHGYQMAWQR